ATTATTCCTTTCGTTATAAGAAGGAAGTACAATAGTCACATCTATTGGTTTACTTGAGTCAAGAATCATTTTGTTAGATTCATATACAATCCATTCTGATTAGATGGCTTTCTATAAAAATTATAGAATAACATGACTACTTGATTTTCACTTTTATAAAATCAGCAAGTTTTAGCAGGGAATTATGCTAAAAAAATTAAATTAAAAAGATAGGGATTCACTTGAGATCAATAGTCCAACGTCGTTTACCCATGCGATCTGATTCGGAATAACAATTAGCAATCAAATCTCCATTTTTTTTTCTGACTGAACATTCAATACCATCTTCAGTTCTATAGAAACTGGATGTTGAAGCGGAAGCTTCAGTTAACAAGTTCGAGGGCAAATTATTTAAAATCAACGACCAAATGAGTTCCTCATTTGAATCCTCATTAGTTGTGAATTGCATTTTTATTTGAATCTTTTGTGATTAGGACCTTGCCTTTATCTAAAATATCAGTTCCTGGAATGCCTTTAGCTACTGATCCGATCAAAGTCGAATGAGCTTCTGGATCTTTCTTTAAAGTTGTGACACCAAGATCATTTTTTGAAATCAATATAAAAATAATTATCCCAACAAATGTCAGGATAATTGCCAGAGCCAATGAAGATTCCATAACAGATTTTTTTTTAGCCCTACCAAATTAAGATAAGAAATAAAATCTACATACAAAAAAGAACTAACTAATATCACTATTTATTCAAAGAACTTTGCAATTTTTTACTATTTTGTAGAAAAAAAATTACATAGCACGTTGAAGTATAAAAAAAACATCAATCTGGTAAAATAGATCGGCATGCAATATAAGAATTAATAGATAATTTAAGAACTTCCACACGGATACGCAGTTGAAGATATTTTTTAACACAAGTGACCCTAAGATAGGGAATAATCATTGATTTCCCTTCCTAAGGTTTAAGAAAGAATGCACAAAAGAAATAGATAAAGTGAGGCCAAGTAAACAATTAGATTAATCACAAACGTTTCATTCAATAGACAATAATTCCTACAAGCTAATAAGAGAAAGAGATTTTTTTTAAAATATAATTAAAATAGGCATGATTCGACTTTAAAGCAATGATTTTTGCATTAGCTTCTTCTCAACTAGGGGTTAGTTCGTTAACTATCAATATAATTCTAATTTCTTCAGTAGTGATTTTATTAATATTACCAACTTTATTCCTTCTTAGATCAGGTCAAGGCAAATCAGCATTTTAAATACTAGAAAACTGTTCAAAAACTCTTAGAGAATAGTGATTAGTAGAATAAATAAAAATGATTTGTTCGAAAATCAGCTAATCGCATAATTGATCCAGATAAACGTAACTTATAAGCACAAGTTTGTTTCATTTTTAATAGACAATTTAGCTTATGTAGAGCGAATATTAAAAGTGAGTTTATTAATCGTATAAAATATATGTTTTTATATCCAAAAAAGAATTCAGAATTCTTTGATGAAAATTCAAATTTTTTTAGTACCAGTAAGTTACATGCTTTAGATAAATATTGGAGTAATAATAGCTCTCATCCTACTCATCAAAAAATACATGAGATGATTGAGAGAATTTTAATTCAAAGAGGGGAAAAAACATTGAAGCAGGAGAGAATATCTCTAATTAAGCAGTTGGAAAAATCTTTTTTAATTTCTAATCCGATGGGAAGATTTAGCGCAAATATTATTGGATTAATAACTAAGCTTTTAATCTTAAAAAATCAATTAAAATGAACCAAGAAATCAAAAGGCTAGCTGATGCAAAACTGCAGTGGGAAAATGATATAAAAATGTATAATGATTTTCTAAAGAGTAAAAGCAAAACTTTTGAAGGTAAATACGGTGCTATAGAATATATTAATATGGCTGAAAATAGAATAAACGATATTAATAAGAAATTAAAAGAGATTAAAAAAGAATCATAGAAAATATTCAAGAAGGGTGAAACTTTTTATATAATTGATTTTCTGATAATTCAATTCCAAAACAGACAATATTATCAAAAGCACCATTCTTATGCATAGTTGTCATATAATCCTTAATTTCTTGGCTATCAAATATTAATCCAAAATCAATACAATATTTACATAATATATTCATCGCAGCCTCATGGTTAGTAAGGAATTCCTCACAAAGTTCTATTAGATTTTCTTCATTCAAATTATTTATCATTTTTTGAAAATCGTTAAAATCACTCATTTGATTTTCCAGAAGTCGAAGTTATTTATTCATAACTTTTTTTGCATGATCTCGTCATAACAAATATTGCTCTCGGAAGTAATAAAATACTCAGCAGGGTGTAACTTCATCCAAAAACATAGTCACCAAAACAACTCTTATTTCAGTTGAAATTACAAGTCAACATGTAATACCTTTTTATTTATACAAAAGATTAAAAGAAGTTGATTTTTGTTTTTCTAGAAAGTATAAATTAAAACCATGCCATGTAATTATTAATAGTATTTATTTATTAAAAAAGAAAGTAAAATGGCTAATAACAAAAATAAAACTATTTCTCAATATGAATAAAGATCTAAGTCAAATGACAATTGATAAAGATATAACCCAAACTAATTATCCAATACTGTTCAAAGGGATATGGACAGGTGTTTTAATATCATTGATAGTACATCAATTTATCAATCATTAAAGTTTGAGTTGAATTAAGATAGAAGTATAAGAATTAATAACCAAATCGATAATGCTTCAGGGCTGCTTTGTGAGCTTTCCATCTAAGTCCATTCCTGCATGAAATACAACTAGGTCATCTGCTCAACCTTCTAAAGTTCTTCTCCTTCAGGAATCACAGTCACTTCACCTTCAAGCAATAAGCAAGTCTCCTTCTTGTCATAAGTCCAATCCAAAGAGCTTGTATCACAAGTCCATAACGGCCAATTTTTAATTTCTCAACTGTACTTTCTGGAAAGAAGAAGTAACTAATATCGACACGGAATAATAGACATATAGACTTTTTTATAACTGATAATGAATACGATTATTTTTGTTTCTTCAAACGTTCGGAGAAATGCTTGAAGTCAAATTACGAATAGAACTAGAACTCAATCTCCCAATAGAAGATTATGTAAAGAGTTAGAAGCATATCAAATTTCATTCGAACTTCTCATTTCGCTGAGATAACATGGCCTCAAAGGAACTTAACTATTGGCTTATGAAAAGTTAAACTTGAGTGAATGACTGAATTTCAATTGACTTGTCCTCACCACAATCATCAAGACAGAGATCAGAAATATTAGATGAGATTATGTTCTACATCTTCGAAAGAGCTAAGTGCCATTGACACTCTCTCCATAACTTCTTGCCAGTTATGCCGCTCTTTTTGTCGGAATAATTTCATCGATGAATACCAAAACGTATTTTCTCCTTTAAGTCCCCATGTCCAATAAGGAATATCTTTTAGAAGTAACCAAACTTTTTTACCCATTCCTCCAGCTAAATGCGCAATTGAAGTATCACAAGTAATAATTAAATCACAGTTTTCAATGATGGCAGCATTTTCAAGGAAATCCCAAGTTGAATCAATTTGAGGTTGGCATTCAACAAATTTATTTTTAAAAGAGCAATGTTCTAGTTGTTCTGAGCCAAACCCTTTTTGGAGAGAAAGCATAGTGACTTCATTCCTGATAGCTAGTATTGAAAAATCTACTAAAGGAATTGAACGTCCTTGATAAGAAAGCTTTTCCATATTTGGATTGCCTTGCCAATTAATACCAATAATTGGTCTTTTTTCTTTAGAAAGAATATCTTTCCATTTTTGATTTAATTCAGTTGTTGAATAAATGTATGGTTCAGTAATGATTGGATTTTCTGGCCTTACTT
The sequence above is drawn from the Prochlorococcus marinus XMU1408 genome and encodes:
- a CDS encoding cupin domain-containing protein, with the translated sequence MDWTYDKKETCLLLEGEVTVIPEGEEL